In Polaromonas sp. JS666, one genomic interval encodes:
- the hisB gene encoding imidazoleglycerol-phosphate dehydratase HisB, whose protein sequence is MTTPSTAPTPAPRKAEVSRNTAETQITVKLNLDGTGKASLSTGIGFFDHMLDQIARHGLIDLDIQAKGDLHIDGHHTVEDVGITFGQAVAQAVGDKKGLRRYGHAYVPLDEALSRVVIDFSGRPGLEMHVPFKSGMIGTFDSQLAYEFFQGFANHAFVTLHIDNLRGDNAHHQAETVFKAFARALRMALEIDPRSAGVIPSTKGSL, encoded by the coding sequence ATGACCACCCCTTCCACTGCTCCGACCCCGGCCCCGCGCAAGGCGGAAGTCTCGCGCAACACCGCCGAGACCCAGATCACCGTCAAGCTCAACCTGGACGGCACGGGCAAAGCCAGCCTGTCGACGGGCATCGGCTTTTTCGACCACATGCTGGACCAGATCGCCCGCCACGGCCTGATCGACCTGGACATCCAGGCCAAGGGCGACCTGCACATTGATGGCCACCACACGGTGGAAGACGTCGGCATCACCTTCGGACAGGCCGTGGCCCAGGCCGTCGGCGACAAAAAAGGCCTGCGCCGCTATGGCCACGCCTATGTGCCGCTGGACGAGGCCCTATCGCGCGTGGTGATCGATTTCTCGGGCCGCCCCGGCCTGGAAATGCATGTGCCCTTCAAGAGCGGCATGATAGGTACCTTTGACAGCCAGCTCGCCTATGAATTCTTCCAGGGTTTTGCCAACCATGCGTTTGTGACGCTGCACATTGACAACCTGCGTGGCGACAACGCCCATCATCAGGCCGAAACCGTGTTCAAGGCGTTTGCGCGGGCGCTGCGCATGGCGCTGGAAATCGACCCGCGGTCGGCAGGCGTGATTCCGTCGACCAAGGGCTCGCTGTAG
- the hisH gene encoding imidazole glycerol phosphate synthase subunit HisH, which yields MSNVKRVAVVDYGSGNLRSVSQAVQHVSQGSGYEVLVTSRAQDVLDAERVVLPGQGAMPDCMRALSESGLKDAVLHAAANKPLFGVCVGMQMLLDRSHEGVAGIATPGLGLIPGEVVKFDLAGQIQPDGSRYKVPQMGWNQVWRPASIQHPIWAGVPDGAYFYFVHSFYARPSDARHIAGEADYGGRFTAAIARDNIFATQFHPEKSADHGLALYRNFLHWKP from the coding sequence ATGTCTAATGTGAAAAGAGTGGCGGTCGTCGACTACGGCTCGGGCAACCTGCGTTCGGTGTCACAAGCTGTTCAGCATGTGTCTCAGGGCAGCGGCTATGAGGTGTTGGTCACCTCGCGCGCGCAGGACGTGCTGGACGCCGAGCGTGTGGTGCTGCCCGGCCAGGGGGCCATGCCTGACTGCATGCGGGCGCTGTCTGAATCCGGCCTGAAGGATGCGGTATTGCATGCCGCCGCGAACAAACCCCTGTTCGGCGTGTGTGTGGGCATGCAGATGCTGCTGGACCGCAGTCACGAGGGGGTCGCCGGCATCGCAACGCCCGGCCTGGGCCTGATTCCCGGCGAGGTCGTCAAGTTCGACCTGGCCGGGCAGATCCAGCCCGATGGCAGCCGCTACAAGGTGCCGCAAATGGGCTGGAACCAGGTGTGGCGGCCTGCCTCGATCCAGCACCCGATCTGGGCTGGCGTGCCGGACGGTGCCTATTTTTACTTCGTGCACAGCTTTTATGCCCGTCCGTCGGATGCGCGCCACATCGCCGGAGAGGCGGACTATGGCGGGCGCTTTACGGCGGCAATTGCACGCGATAATATTTTTGCCACCCAGTTCCACCCCGAGAAAAGCGCCGACCACGGACTGGCCCTGTACCGCAATTTCCTGCACTGGAAGCCCTGA
- the hisA gene encoding 1-(5-phosphoribosyl)-5-[(5-phosphoribosylamino)methylideneamino]imidazole-4-carboxamide isomerase, protein MLLIPAIDLKDGHCVRLKQGDMDQSTIFSEDPAAMARSWVDKGARRLHLVDLNGAFAGKPKNEAAIKKILAEVGSEIDVQLGGGIRDLDTIERYLDAGLRYVIIGTAAVKNPGFLQDACTAFGGHIIVGLDAKDGKVATDGWSKLTGHEVIDLGKKFQDYGVESIIYTDIGRDGMLSGINIEATVRLAQALTIPVIASGGLSNMADIEALCDVEEEGVEGVICGRSIYSGDLDFAAAQARADELNG, encoded by the coding sequence ATGCTACTTATTCCCGCGATTGACCTGAAAGATGGTCACTGCGTTCGCCTCAAACAGGGCGACATGGATCAATCCACCATCTTCAGCGAAGACCCGGCGGCCATGGCGCGCAGCTGGGTCGACAAGGGCGCACGCCGCCTGCATCTGGTGGACCTGAACGGCGCCTTTGCCGGCAAGCCGAAAAACGAGGCCGCCATCAAGAAAATCCTGGCCGAAGTCGGCAGCGAGATCGATGTGCAACTGGGCGGCGGTATTCGCGATCTCGACACCATAGAGCGTTATCTGGACGCCGGCCTGCGCTACGTGATCATCGGAACGGCCGCGGTCAAGAACCCCGGCTTCCTGCAGGATGCCTGCACTGCCTTTGGCGGCCACATCATCGTCGGCCTGGATGCCAAGGATGGCAAGGTTGCTACCGATGGCTGGAGCAAGCTCACCGGCCACGAAGTGATCGACCTGGGCAAGAAATTCCAGGACTACGGCGTCGAGTCCATCATCTATACCGACATCGGCCGCGACGGCATGCTCAGCGGCATCAACATTGAAGCAACTGTCAGGCTCGCGCAGGCGCTGACCATTCCGGTGATCGCCTCCGGCGGCCTGTCAAACATGGCCGACATTGAAGCGCTGTGCGACGTTGAAGAAGAAGGCGTTGAAGGCGTGATCTGCGGCCGCTCCATTTACAGCGGCGATCTGGATTTTGCCGCAGCGCAGGCAAGAGCTGATGAGCTGAACGGATGA
- the hisF gene encoding imidazole glycerol phosphate synthase subunit HisF, producing MLAKRIIPCLDVTGGRVVKGVNFVELRDAGDPVEIAARYNEQGADELTFLDITATSDGRDLILHIIEAVASQVFIPLTVGGGVRTVEDVRRLLNAGADKTSFNSAALANPQVIEDASAKYGAQCIVVAIDAKRRSEEDARTRGAGWDVYSHGGRKNTGLDAVAWATEMARRGAGEILLTSMDRDGTKSGFDLALTRAVSDAVDVPVIASGGVGNLDHLADGIQLGGADAVLAASIFHYGEYTVQQAKQHMARRGIPVRM from the coding sequence ATGTTAGCCAAACGAATCATCCCTTGCCTGGACGTCACCGGCGGCCGTGTGGTCAAGGGCGTCAACTTTGTCGAGTTGCGTGATGCCGGCGACCCGGTGGAAATTGCCGCGCGCTACAACGAGCAGGGTGCAGACGAGCTGACTTTTCTGGACATCACGGCCACCAGCGATGGGCGCGACCTGATTTTGCACATCATCGAGGCGGTGGCCTCACAGGTGTTCATTCCGCTCACCGTGGGCGGCGGTGTGCGCACGGTGGAAGACGTGCGGCGCCTGCTCAATGCCGGGGCTGACAAGACCAGCTTCAACTCGGCCGCGCTGGCCAATCCGCAGGTGATTGAAGACGCCTCGGCCAAATACGGCGCGCAGTGCATCGTGGTGGCGATTGACGCCAAGCGACGCAGCGAGGAAGACGCCAGAACGCGCGGCGCCGGCTGGGACGTCTACAGCCACGGCGGGCGCAAGAACACCGGGCTGGACGCCGTGGCCTGGGCCACCGAGATGGCGCGGCGCGGTGCCGGCGAGATCCTGCTGACCAGCATGGACCGCGACGGCACCAAGTCGGGGTTTGACCTGGCCCTGACCCGTGCGGTCAGCGACGCCGTCGATGTGCCGGTGATTGCCTCGGGCGGCGTTGGCAACCTGGACCATCTGGCCGATGGCATCCAGCTGGGTGGCGCTGACGCGGTGCTGGCGGCCAGCATTTTCCACTATGGTGAATACACGGTGCAGCAGGCCAAGCAGCACATGGCCAGGCGCGGCATCCCGGTCAGAATGTGA
- the hisI gene encoding phosphoribosyl-AMP cyclohydrolase: MNWLDEVSWDEKGLIPVIAQEASSGDVLMFAWMNREALQKTAELGQAVYYSRSRGRLWHKGEESGHLQTVHEIRLDCDNDVVLLKVTQLGHEPGIACHTGRHSCFFHLYKDGQWVVTEPVLKDPGSIYK, encoded by the coding sequence ATGAACTGGTTAGACGAAGTCAGCTGGGATGAAAAAGGCCTGATCCCGGTCATCGCGCAGGAAGCTTCCAGCGGCGATGTGCTCATGTTCGCCTGGATGAACCGCGAGGCACTGCAAAAGACCGCCGAGCTGGGGCAGGCGGTTTACTACAGCCGCTCGCGCGGGCGCCTGTGGCACAAAGGTGAAGAATCGGGCCACCTCCAGACCGTGCACGAAATTCGGCTCGACTGCGACAACGACGTGGTTTTGCTCAAGGTGACGCAACTCGGCCACGAGCCCGGCATTGCCTGCCACACCGGCCGCCACAGCTGCTTTTTTCACCTCTACAAAGACGGCCAGTGGGTCGTGACCGAGCCGGTCTTGAAAGATCCCGGCAGCATCTACAAATAG
- a CDS encoding phosphoribosyl-ATP diphosphatase — protein sequence MSSNDSLQRLAQIIESRKPANGGDPGTSYVARLLHRGPDAFLKKIGEEATETVMAAKDLDHGGPTPELRAKLVGEVADLWFHSLIALAHYGLQPADVIAELERREGTSGIEEKALRKVQNRDAAEKS from the coding sequence ATGTCCTCCAACGACTCCCTCCAGCGCCTGGCGCAGATCATTGAAAGCCGCAAGCCGGCCAACGGCGGCGACCCTGGCACCAGCTATGTGGCGCGCCTGTTGCACCGGGGCCCGGACGCCTTCCTGAAAAAAATTGGCGAAGAAGCCACCGAGACCGTGATGGCCGCCAAGGATTTGGACCATGGCGGCCCGACCCCGGAGTTGCGGGCCAAGCTGGTCGGCGAGGTGGCTGACCTGTGGTTTCACAGCCTGATCGCGCTGGCCCATTACGGCCTGCAGCCTGCCGACGTCATCGCTGAACTGGAGCGCCGCGAGGGCACCAGCGGCATCGAGGAAAAAGCGCTGCGCAAGGTGCAAAATCGGGATGCGGCTGAAAAGTCCTGA
- a CDS encoding DUF4870 family protein → METDLAEFEIKSSGDRLFMHVLYGLHTLAWFSGGVFAVIALIANYIRRADETDALYIDHHNYMIRTFWWTLLWLVLLSPLWLLLFLPGAIAYGIVWLWYLYRCIKGWMRFNSQRPS, encoded by the coding sequence TTGGAAACCGATCTGGCCGAATTTGAAATCAAGAGCAGCGGTGACCGCCTCTTCATGCATGTGCTGTATGGCCTGCACACACTGGCCTGGTTCAGCGGCGGCGTGTTTGCGGTCATCGCGCTCATTGCCAACTACATCCGGCGGGCCGACGAGACGGATGCGCTCTATATCGACCACCACAACTACATGATCCGCACATTCTGGTGGACGCTGCTGTGGCTGGTCCTGCTGTCGCCCTTGTGGCTGCTGTTGTTTTTGCCCGGCGCGATCGCTTATGGCATTGTCTGGCTCTGGTACCTGTACCGCTGCATCAAGGGCTGGATGCGCTTTAACAGCCAGCGGCCGTCCTGA
- a CDS encoding histidine triad nucleotide-binding protein — protein sequence MSHSDNCIFCKIAAGAIPSRKVYEDDELFAFHDIHPWAPVHFLIIPKAHIPSMAQVGPEHEGVLGRMMVLAPRLALELGCNPYPAGGFRILTNTGAEGGQEVHHLHFHVIGGPRPWLKG from the coding sequence ATGAGCCACTCTGACAACTGCATTTTCTGCAAAATTGCCGCAGGCGCCATTCCCAGCCGCAAGGTGTATGAAGACGACGAACTGTTCGCCTTTCATGACATCCACCCCTGGGCGCCGGTGCATTTCCTCATCATCCCCAAGGCGCATATCCCGTCCATGGCGCAGGTGGGGCCTGAGCATGAAGGGGTGCTGGGACGCATGATGGTGCTGGCGCCGCGGCTGGCACTGGAGCTGGGCTGCAACCCCTATCCTGCGGGCGGTTTCCGCATCCTGACCAACACGGGCGCCGAAGGGGGCCAGGAAGTCCATCACCTGCATTTCCATGTGATCGGCGGGCCCCGGCCCTGGCTCAAGGGGTAG
- the tatA gene encoding Sec-independent protein translocase subunit TatA: protein MGSFSIWHWLIVLLIVVMVFGTKKLKNMGSDLGSAVKGFKDGMKDGGQSAAATDDKPAAPAGQVTNAQASDKTTIDVEARQKS from the coding sequence ATGGGTTCATTTTCCATTTGGCACTGGTTGATCGTGCTGTTGATCGTGGTCATGGTGTTTGGCACCAAGAAACTCAAAAACATGGGCAGCGACCTTGGTAGCGCCGTCAAGGGCTTCAAGGATGGCATGAAAGACGGCGGGCAGTCCGCAGCCGCCACGGACGACAAGCCTGCGGCCCCTGCTGGGCAGGTTACCAACGCCCAGGCGTCTGACAAAACCACGATTGACGTGGAAGCCCGGCAAAAGTCCTGA
- the tatB gene encoding Sec-independent protein translocase protein TatB yields the protein MIDLGVSKIALIGAVALIVIGPEKLPRVARTVGTLLGKAQRYVADVKQEVNRSMELDELKKMKDTVEGAARDVETSIQTSASDFEKSWSDATGSDASTATDELPGMVVFPEYKHPKKNWRLKTGATPQWYKARSGVRTKAQSGAARVARFRPQSGRSSSF from the coding sequence ATGATTGATCTTGGCGTCTCCAAAATTGCGTTGATCGGTGCGGTGGCGCTGATTGTGATCGGCCCGGAAAAGCTGCCGCGCGTGGCGCGCACGGTGGGCACGCTGCTGGGCAAGGCGCAGCGCTATGTGGCCGATGTCAAGCAGGAGGTCAACCGGTCCATGGAGCTCGACGAGCTCAAGAAAATGAAAGACACGGTGGAGGGCGCGGCACGCGACGTCGAGACCTCGATCCAGACCAGTGCCAGTGATTTTGAAAAGTCATGGTCTGACGCCACGGGGAGCGATGCATCAACCGCAACTGACGAGTTGCCCGGCATGGTGGTCTTTCCCGAATACAAGCATCCGAAAAAGAACTGGCGGCTTAAAACCGGCGCTACCCCGCAGTGGTACAAGGCTCGCTCCGGCGTGCGGACCAAGGCGCAGTCTGGCGCCGCCCGCGTGGCACGTTTTCGCCCGCAGTCGGGGCGCTCCTCCTCTTTTTGA
- the tatC gene encoding twin-arginine translocase subunit TatC, whose translation MSDPNTDKPDELAGTEQPFVQHLMELRDRMIKAVIAIGIAAAVLALFPGPSALYDLLAAPLVATLPKGATLIATNVISPFVVPIKILFMAAFMIALPVVLYQVWAFVAPGLYSHEKKLIMPLVISSTLLFFIGVAFCYYFVFGQVFRFIQSFAPKSITAAPDIEEYLNFVLGMFLAFGLAFEVPIAVILLVRMGVLTVAQLREYRGYFWVIAAIGTALVTPPDAGSMIMLLMVVGGLYEVGILAAQVFVKHTKAPDTDSETEAAKP comes from the coding sequence ATGAGCGACCCCAACACCGACAAACCCGACGAACTCGCAGGGACCGAACAGCCTTTTGTGCAGCACCTCATGGAGTTGCGCGACCGGATGATCAAGGCGGTGATTGCGATCGGCATCGCCGCCGCCGTCCTGGCGCTGTTTCCAGGACCCAGCGCGCTCTATGACTTGTTGGCTGCGCCGCTGGTGGCCACGCTGCCCAAGGGGGCGACGCTGATTGCCACCAATGTCATCTCGCCGTTTGTGGTGCCGATCAAGATACTGTTCATGGCCGCGTTCATGATTGCGTTGCCGGTGGTGCTCTACCAAGTGTGGGCGTTCGTCGCACCAGGCCTGTACTCGCACGAGAAAAAGCTGATCATGCCGCTGGTCATCTCAAGCACCCTGCTGTTTTTCATTGGCGTGGCGTTTTGCTACTACTTTGTCTTTGGCCAGGTGTTTCGCTTCATCCAGAGTTTTGCACCCAAGTCCATCACCGCCGCACCTGACATTGAGGAATACCTCAATTTCGTGCTGGGCATGTTCCTGGCCTTTGGCCTGGCTTTCGAGGTGCCCATCGCCGTGATCCTGCTGGTGCGCATGGGCGTGCTCACCGTGGCTCAGTTGCGCGAGTATCGCGGCTATTTCTGGGTGATTGCCGCCATTGGCACGGCCCTGGTCACGCCGCCTGATGCGGGCTCGATGATCATGCTGCTGATGGTGGTGGGCGGCTTGTATGAAGTGGGTATTCTGGCCGCGCAGGTGTTTGTCAAGCACACCAAGGCCCCCGATACCGACAGCGAAACGGAAGCGGCCAAGCCCTGA
- a CDS encoding S1C family serine protease — translation MKRTWLLFSQTVTVLVAAYFVVATLQPQWLGTSSIGGVSVIEAPASSVQLGPRPAGTFSSAAKIASAAVVSINTSKAAVNNPHADDPWFKFFFGDQGRSEPQGGLGSGVIISATGYILTNNHVVEGADEIEVILNDTRKAKAQVIGTDPDTDLAILKINLDKLPVIVLGNSDALQIGDPVLAIGNPFGVGQTVTGGIVSALGRNQLGINTFENFIQTDAAINPGNSGGALVDVNGHLMGINTAIYSRSGGSMGIGFAIPVSTAKQVLEGIVKDGQVTRGWIGVEPQELNAELAETFNIKPAALKDGGVIIIGVLQNGPAAQAGIQPGDVITAVNGKSVSNVSQLLTAVAALKPGTPAPLTVWRRDRQTDIAVTPGKRQRPRVQR, via the coding sequence ATGAAGCGCACCTGGCTCCTGTTTTCCCAGACCGTCACTGTTCTGGTGGCCGCCTATTTTGTCGTGGCAACGCTCCAGCCGCAGTGGCTGGGGACCTCGTCGATCGGCGGGGTTTCCGTGATCGAAGCACCGGCCAGCAGCGTGCAACTCGGTCCAAGACCGGCCGGCACCTTCAGTTCGGCCGCGAAAATCGCCTCGGCGGCGGTGGTCAGCATCAACACCAGCAAGGCCGCCGTCAATAACCCGCATGCCGACGATCCGTGGTTCAAGTTTTTCTTCGGCGACCAGGGCCGCAGCGAACCCCAGGGCGGCCTGGGCAGCGGGGTCATCATCAGCGCCACCGGCTATATCCTGACCAACAACCATGTGGTCGAAGGCGCTGACGAGATCGAGGTCATCCTCAACGATACGCGCAAGGCCAAGGCCCAGGTGATAGGCACCGACCCCGACACCGACCTGGCCATTCTCAAGATCAACCTGGACAAGCTGCCCGTCATTGTCCTGGGCAACTCCGACGCACTGCAAATAGGCGACCCGGTGCTGGCCATAGGCAACCCTTTCGGCGTGGGCCAGACCGTGACGGGTGGCATCGTGAGCGCACTCGGGCGCAACCAGCTCGGCATCAACACCTTCGAGAACTTCATCCAGACCGATGCGGCCATCAACCCCGGCAATTCAGGCGGGGCGCTGGTCGACGTGAACGGCCACCTGATGGGCATCAACACCGCCATTTACTCGCGCTCGGGCGGCTCCATGGGCATCGGCTTTGCCATCCCGGTGTCCACGGCCAAGCAGGTGCTTGAGGGGATCGTGAAAGACGGGCAGGTCACGCGCGGCTGGATTGGCGTGGAACCGCAGGAGCTCAATGCCGAACTGGCTGAGACCTTCAATATCAAGCCCGCGGCGCTGAAGGATGGCGGCGTGATCATCATCGGCGTGCTGCAAAACGGCCCGGCCGCGCAGGCGGGCATCCAGCCCGGCGACGTGATCACCGCGGTCAACGGCAAGTCCGTGAGCAATGTGAGCCAACTGCTGACCGCCGTAGCCGCGCTGAAGCCCGGCACGCCGGCCCCCCTGACCGTATGGCGCCGGGATCGCCAGACCGACATTGCGGTCACACCCGGCAAGCGCCAGCGGCCCAGGGTGCAGCGCTGA
- a CDS encoding Nif3-like dinuclear metal center hexameric protein has protein sequence MSTTRQDLLQAFDTLLQPARFKDYGPNGLQVEGRAQIGKIVSGVTASRALIEAAIAEQADALFVHHGLFWRGQDGRVTGWMKQRLALLLAHDINLFAYHLPLDAHPELGNNAQLGARLGLQATARFGEQDLGFMGGRADGGSFASAYALAEHVKKVVNRPVVIEGRPHDAIKNIAWCSGGAQGYFEAAIAAGADAFITGEISEPQAHYAREMGVAFIACGHHASERYGAPAVAAQVAAQLGLAHQFIDIDNPA, from the coding sequence ATGAGCACCACCCGACAGGATTTGCTGCAGGCCTTCGATACGCTGCTGCAGCCCGCGCGTTTCAAGGACTACGGCCCCAACGGCCTGCAGGTCGAGGGGCGGGCGCAGATTGGCAAAATCGTCTCGGGCGTCACGGCCAGCCGCGCGCTGATCGAGGCCGCCATTGCGGAGCAGGCCGATGCCCTGTTTGTGCACCATGGCCTGTTCTGGCGGGGCCAGGATGGCCGGGTCACGGGCTGGATGAAGCAGCGCCTGGCCTTGCTGCTGGCCCACGACATCAACCTGTTCGCCTACCACCTGCCGCTGGATGCGCACCCCGAGCTGGGCAACAATGCGCAGCTCGGTGCCCGGCTCGGCTTGCAGGCGACGGCCCGGTTCGGCGAGCAGGACCTGGGCTTTATGGGTGGGCGGGCCGATGGCGGCAGCTTTGCCAGCGCGTATGCCCTGGCCGAGCACGTCAAAAAGGTGGTGAATCGGCCCGTCGTTATTGAAGGTCGGCCGCACGATGCCATAAAAAACATAGCATGGTGCAGCGGCGGTGCACAGGGCTACTTTGAAGCCGCGATTGCGGCGGGCGCCGACGCCTTCATCACGGGCGAGATTTCCGAGCCGCAGGCCCACTACGCGCGGGAGATGGGTGTGGCCTTCATCGCCTGTGGCCACCATGCCTCCGAGCGCTACGGTGCGCCGGCTGTGGCTGCTCAGGTGGCAGCGCAACTGGGCCTGGCCCACCAGTTCATTGATATCGATAACCCGGCCTGA
- the pdxA gene encoding 4-hydroxythreonine-4-phosphate dehydrogenase PdxA — translation MHNKPLLITMGDAAGIGPEIIARAFGESPIEMAGCVVVGDVATLRRAAALVASPLALPVAEFAELADAASVPPHCIGVLQKCELDTPVPFGQVSALAGKAAADCIVWAARAVLAGEAAGMVTAPIHKEALAAAGGWAANFPGHTELLQAEAAAFLGKPVREVPVRMMLANNELKTVLVSIHLSLRRAIEAVTYDNVLQTLRIAHRAIGASLGRAPRIAVAGLNPHAGEGGLFGDEEQAIIAPAIAAARAEGLEVSGPFAPDTVFMRARHTPAKPGEFDVVVAMYHDQGLIPVKYLGVEQGVNVTLGLPLVRTSPDHGTAFDIAGRGVADASSLLAAIRMAKKLAPSRG, via the coding sequence ATGCATAACAAGCCCCTGCTCATCACGATGGGCGATGCCGCCGGCATCGGCCCGGAAATCATCGCCAGGGCGTTTGGCGAATCGCCCATCGAGATGGCTGGTTGCGTGGTGGTCGGCGATGTGGCCACACTGCGCCGTGCCGCGGCACTGGTGGCTTCACCCCTGGCCTTGCCGGTGGCTGAGTTCGCGGAACTGGCCGACGCGGCCTCCGTGCCGCCGCATTGCATTGGTGTGCTGCAAAAATGTGAGCTGGATACGCCCGTACCTTTTGGACAGGTGAGTGCTCTGGCTGGAAAAGCTGCGGCCGATTGCATTGTCTGGGCGGCCCGCGCGGTGCTGGCGGGTGAGGCGGCCGGCATGGTGACGGCGCCCATTCACAAGGAGGCGCTGGCCGCGGCCGGCGGCTGGGCAGCGAATTTCCCGGGCCACACCGAACTGCTGCAGGCCGAGGCCGCGGCCTTCCTGGGCAAGCCGGTGCGCGAGGTGCCGGTGCGCATGATGCTGGCCAACAACGAGCTGAAAACCGTGCTGGTGAGCATTCACCTGTCGCTCAGGCGCGCCATCGAGGCTGTGACCTATGACAACGTGCTGCAAACCCTGCGTATTGCGCACCGGGCGATAGGCGCCAGCCTGGGGCGGGCTCCCCGCATCGCCGTGGCGGGGCTGAATCCGCATGCCGGCGAAGGAGGCCTGTTCGGCGACGAGGAGCAGGCCATCATTGCGCCAGCCATCGCGGCCGCCCGTGCGGAGGGTCTGGAGGTGAGCGGTCCCTTCGCCCCGGATACCGTCTTCATGCGGGCCCGCCACACGCCGGCCAAGCCCGGCGAGTTTGATGTGGTGGTCGCCATGTACCACGACCAGGGATTGATTCCGGTGAAGTACCTCGGGGTGGAGCAGGGCGTGAATGTGACGCTGGGGCTGCCACTGGTGCGCACCAGCCCGGATCACGGCACGGCTTTTGACATCGCCGGGCGCGGCGTGGCCGATGCGTCCAGCCTGCTGGCAGCCATCCGCATGGCAAAAAAACTGGCCCCTTCAAGGGGGTAA
- the mscL gene encoding large conductance mechanosensitive channel protein MscL gives MGMMQEFREFAVKGNVIDLAVGVIIGAAFSKIVESVVGDLIMPVVGAVVGKLDFSNLFVVMGSVPPGTAMTLDALKKAGVPVLAYGNFITVAVNFAILAFIIFLMIKQINRLKRRQETQPAAPATPPEDVMLLREIRDSLKK, from the coding sequence ATGGGAATGATGCAGGAATTCAGGGAATTTGCGGTCAAGGGCAATGTGATCGATCTGGCAGTGGGCGTGATCATAGGCGCGGCGTTCAGCAAGATTGTCGAATCCGTGGTGGGTGACCTGATCATGCCGGTCGTGGGTGCCGTGGTAGGCAAGCTGGATTTTTCCAACCTGTTTGTGGTGATGGGCAGCGTGCCGCCGGGCACCGCCATGACGCTGGACGCCCTGAAAAAGGCCGGCGTACCGGTGCTTGCCTATGGCAACTTCATCACCGTCGCCGTCAACTTTGCCATCCTGGCCTTCATCATTTTCCTGATGATCAAGCAGATCAACCGGCTCAAACGCCGCCAGGAGACCCAGCCTGCGGCGCCCGCAACACCACCCGAAGACGTCATGCTGCTGCGCGAAATTCGCGACAGCCTGAAGAAATAA
- the petA gene encoding ubiquinol-cytochrome c reductase iron-sulfur subunit: protein MTQASVNAVPHGAPVDKDKRNWLVATAVAGTAGAAAVAVPFVSSFQPSERAKAAGAAVEVDISGIKPGEKITVEWRGKPVWIVKRTPEQLASLPKVDALLADPKSERKPDELTPKYARNETRSIKPETLVVVGICSHLGCSPSDKFLPGAQPSLPDDWAGGFLCPCHGSTFDIAGRVYKNKPAPDNLEVPPHMYLSDTRLLIGEDKKA, encoded by the coding sequence ATGACCCAAGCAAGCGTGAACGCAGTGCCGCACGGCGCTCCTGTAGATAAAGATAAAAGAAACTGGCTCGTGGCCACGGCCGTTGCAGGCACCGCTGGCGCTGCCGCTGTCGCCGTTCCCTTTGTGAGCAGTTTTCAACCGTCCGAGCGTGCCAAGGCCGCCGGTGCGGCTGTCGAAGTTGATATTTCCGGCATCAAGCCCGGCGAGAAAATCACGGTCGAGTGGCGCGGCAAACCGGTGTGGATTGTCAAGCGCACGCCCGAGCAGCTCGCCTCCCTGCCCAAAGTCGATGCACTGCTGGCCGACCCCAAGTCCGAGCGCAAGCCGGATGAGTTGACCCCCAAATACGCTCGCAACGAAACCCGTTCCATCAAGCCCGAAACGCTGGTAGTGGTGGGCATCTGCTCGCACCTGGGCTGCTCGCCGTCCGACAAGTTCCTGCCGGGCGCCCAGCCCTCGCTGCCTGACGACTGGGCGGGCGGCTTCCTCTGCCCCTGCCATGGCTCCACCTTCGACATCGCCGGCCGCGTCTACAAAAACAAGCCCGCTCCCGATAACCTGGAAGTGCCTCCGCACATGTACCTGTCAGATACCCGGCTGCTGATTGGTGAAGACAAAAAGGCCTGA